The following nucleotide sequence is from Salvia miltiorrhiza cultivar Shanhuang (shh) chromosome 7, IMPLAD_Smil_shh, whole genome shotgun sequence.
TTGTAAAAGTTTGGCTACTCACAAATATTATGGTTCATTGAATTGTATTTTTGGGTTTGACAGATTTATTTGATTGTACTTCTTTTCTGTTTTCATTTTGAATTCTCAATAGGTTGAAGAGCAGCATAAAAAGGTTCTTGAAGAAGATCCTTTGGCATTTGACTATGATGGAGTATATGATCAAATGAAGGAGAAACAAGTTCGTCCTAAAGAGCAAGATCGGCAAGATAGAAAGGTATTGTTGGATACATTGCTTTTCTCACTAGAAAATGGCAAATTCATATTGAACTGTCTGGGAGTGTGTTTTAAGTGGTTTCTGATACTTGCACTGATTAAATTTAGTTTCTAGTAATTTTATCATTGGCGTAGtgcaaaaaaatgaaaagggaATTCGTAACTTCATCTTTGGCTGCAAATGGAGTTACCTCTATAGTCTATATTGATCTATATGCCCTGCAAAGTCTTTTGATTATGGAGGTGCTAGATGTTTGGTTTTTAAATGATTAATGAATTCTTTATTTTCATTTGCAGCCAAGATATATTCAAGGACTGATAGACAAGGCAAAACAACGAGAGAGGGAACACGAGATAGTTTATGAGAGAAAACTTGCCAAAGAGAGAAGCCAAGACGAACATCTGTACGCGGATAAAGATAAGTTTGTGACTAGTGCTTACAAGAAGAAACTGGCAGAGCAAGCCAAATGGGTGGAGGAAGAGCGGCTTCGTGAGTTGCGTGAGCAGAAGGATGATGTAAGTTGGACTCACTTCTTCTCCCTGATGATAATGTGTCCTTTCTGAACTAGAATCTCCTAATTATGCACAGCTAAAAGTTCGAAACTGGAGCATACGAGAGGATACTAATGAgatcataaatttatttttcgggctGCCATACACTTAAATATCGTATACACAGTGGGCCTGCCAAGTATATATAGGTTAACAAAGTAAGCTTAGTTTATTGCTTGAACTCATGAATTTTAGGTGCATGCTACATTTTCATGCATCTTACACACACCAACCATGCTTCTAAGAAACTAGACACATCTAATCTATATTATTATATGGTAATGTAATGCCACTAACTGGATTTGTATCATAGATCTAGACTGCCAGTGTAGAGAAATTGTTGTCTGGTATGGCATAGTTTACCTGTCTGGTTTTCGTAGCTTGTTTGGCCCTTTGCTTGTCGGCTAATATTCAGTAATTAACtggattattattatataatggaatttcttcctTGTTTTGCTCTTTTTATTTGGCTCCTTGGTGGTGTCATTAGCTTATTATAGTGAGAACTGTATTACAGTGCTATTAGGTTCTGCTTGTAGTAGATGTTTTACATTGTagttttgttctttgtttttataGGTTACCACTAAGGCAGATCTCAGTGATTTTTATTTCAACCTTTCCAAAAACGTAGCATTTGGTTCTGGAGATGCTGACAAGGGGAAGTCTGCTGAAGTGGTGGCTCTGCCACCCCGTCAGGTCTCTCCTACGACAACTGGTACTAGTTCGGATTTATCAAGGATGGCGAAGAGGCATCAGGATGAGATATCCGAGAACCATTCTCCCAAGGAAAAGTCTGGCCGACCTTATAGAGAGCCCAGTTCTGATTCTTCCATCAAAGATCAGGTCGCAGCTGAACAATCAGCTCGTGACCTATCAAGACCCGACAGTCAAAAAAGAAGCGAGGACGCGGTGTCTGCTGCAGGGGACCAAAAGGGACTTGATGATCAAAAAGGAAGTCAGGATGCAgtatctgctgctgctgcaaagGACCATCACAAAAGAAGCCAGGATGCGCTGGCTGCAGCGAAGGAACGATTTTTGGCCAGAAAGAAAGCGAAAGCACAAACAAATTTTTGATAGATATCAACAGCTGTTTCTACTTGTTTTCAAGTGCCTACGCGACTTTCGAGTAATTTCTGAATCGGGCAGCTTAtcattgtaaattaaaaaccaaaacTAAGCCTGGGGATATTACTCTGTTTTTTCTTTGGGTGTAAAGAACATTTCTCGTAGTCTTATGATTCATTGTTGAAGTCTGCTGGTGGATGTAAAAATGGTTGCTTCCGTATAATGGCAGCGCGGTTCACTGCACACGGAGGGCCCCTCGGAGCGAGTGGAGCAAACAGTCAGGTACGTGCAGGGGTGGATTCTGGTTGGTTTTTCTGTCTGCCAATTCTCCACCACCGTAACGGCTCACTGCATAGACTGCCGGCAGAGCTTCTCCCGGTATCCTGAGTGGTGGAATTGCGGTAGAGGGAGGAGAGAGCGTCGGGGAACTTCCGGAGTTGAGGGATTTTTGCTTGATTTGCAGGGCATTGTGATGTACTAGTTAGTACTAATTAAATACTGGTATTACTTGTGTTCTTGCAAGTGATGTAGAAGGTTTATTGAACAGGTGGCTGATGAGCTGTTGGGTTCACTGTTTGTATGTTTGTTGGTCTAGTGTTTTATATATTGGTATAACTGGATTCATTTGGCAAAAAATCTGACATTAGGAGCAcagacaaaaaaagaaaatgccaCTGGCTCATTCAATCATATAAAATTCCCAAGTACAATGTATTATATAGCTCCTGCTCTTTTTCTTAAGATCTACACAGTCAAAAAAGGAAGATGAATTGTGGGTAATATTGAACAAACATCTTTTTTGAGAATCTAAAATTGAAAATGGAGCAAAAGTTACAACTGCAAGATGCAAGTTACCCGCAGATGCTTTGCTGTACAAAGAAAGATCAAGATGGCGCATCAAAGGAATAACAATATCTACTCTTTCAAGCTTTACCAACACGAATTTAATCAAAAATCCTCCTAATAATAAATGTGGGAGTAGTAATTCCATTTTCTGTGATATTCTTGTTGCCTCAAAATATAAACTACCCTTTTTGTACCAGATAGACACATCTAAACAACTTTCACATTATATTATATCATAACATTTACAGCGTCCAATAGAAACCCCATGAGAGAAAGTACATTTGAATAGAGTCTACAACCACTCATATAATATACTATATTCCATCTTTTGTTTAATTACATTACATATATTCAGGCCACTTAGAGGTGGCTTCTGATAATGAAGAAAAACTGCGCTGCGACAAAGAATGGCTGCTTTGGCGTCTGCCGCTTCTTGTTGCAGAACCTGAAGATGGCGTATTAGCGGATGGGTTAGGATCGGAAGCAGACAC
It contains:
- the LOC130993063 gene encoding uncharacterized protein LOC130993063 isoform X2, translated to MSKYGLQLRVKPQQKQPTRPPPPKVLGFDDDDDDNVERDILRQAYKKKTHKDVEEQHKKVLEEDPLAFDYDGVYDQMKEKQVRPKEQDRQDRKPRYIQGLIDKAKQREREHEIVYERKLAKERSQDEHLYADKDKFVTSAYKKKLAEQAKWVEEERLRELREQKDDVTTKADLSDFYFNLSKNVAFGSGDADKGKSAEVVALPPRQVSPTTTGTSSDLSRMAKRHQDEISENHSPKEKSGRPYREPSSDSSIKDQVAAEQSARDLSRPDSQKRSEDAVSAAGDQKGLDDQKGSQDAVSAAAAKDHHKRSQDALAAAKERFLARKKAKAQTNF
- the LOC130993063 gene encoding uncharacterized protein LOC130993063 isoform X1 is translated as MDCLWTYSTNYVVMALRLGSLKSSLKLEQKMSKYGLQLRVKPQQKQPTRPPPPKVLGFDDDDDDNVERDILRQAYKKKTHKDVEEQHKKVLEEDPLAFDYDGVYDQMKEKQVRPKEQDRQDRKPRYIQGLIDKAKQREREHEIVYERKLAKERSQDEHLYADKDKFVTSAYKKKLAEQAKWVEEERLRELREQKDDVTTKADLSDFYFNLSKNVAFGSGDADKGKSAEVVALPPRQVSPTTTGTSSDLSRMAKRHQDEISENHSPKEKSGRPYREPSSDSSIKDQVAAEQSARDLSRPDSQKRSEDAVSAAGDQKGLDDQKGSQDAVSAAAAKDHHKRSQDALAAAKERFLARKKAKAQTNF